Proteins found in one Canis aureus isolate CA01 chromosome 19, VMU_Caureus_v.1.0, whole genome shotgun sequence genomic segment:
- the ABHD17A gene encoding alpha/beta hydrolase domain-containing protein 17A gives MNGLSVSELCCLFCCPPCPGRIAAKLAFLPPEPTYSLVPEPEPGPGGAGAAPSGTLRASAGTPGRWKLHLMERADFQYSQRELDTIEVFLTKSSRGNRISCMYVRCVPGARYTVLFSHGNAVDLGQMSSFYIGLGTRINCNIFSYDYSGYGVSSGKPSEKNLYADIDAAWQALRTRYGISPDSIVLYGQSIGTVPTVDLASRYECAAVVLHSPLTSGMRVAFPDTKKTYCFDAFPNIEKVSKITSPVLIIHGTEDEVIDFSHGLALYERCPKAVEPLWVEGAGHNDIELYSQYLERLRRFISQELPSQRA, from the exons ATGAACGGCCTGTCAGTGAGCGAGCTCTGCTGCCTTTTCTGCTGCCCACCCTGCCCCGGCCGCATTGCTGCCAAGCTCGCCTTCCTGCCGCCGGAGCCTACCTACTCGCTGGTGCCGGAGCCCGAGCCGGGGCCTGGTGGAGCTGGGGCCGCCCCTTCGGGGACCCTGCGGGCCTCTGCTGGCACCCCCGGGCGCTGGAAGCTGCACCTGATGGAGCGTGCTGATTTCCAGTACAGCCAGCGTGAGCTGGACACCATCGAGGTCTTCCTGACCAAGAGCAGCCGGGGCAACCGCATCTCCTGCATGTACGTGCGCTGTGTGCCCGGCGCCAG GTACACGGTTCTCTTCTCCCACGGCAACGCGGTGGACCTGGGCCAGATGAGCAGCTTCTACATTGGCCTGGGCACGCGCATCAACTGCAACATCTTCTCCTACGACTACTCTGGCTACGGCGTCAGCTCTGGCAAGCCCTCTGAGAAGAACCTCTATGCTGACATCGATGCTGCCTGGCAGGCGCTGCGTACCAG GTATGGCATCAGCCCGGACAGCATCGTCCTGTATGGGCAGAGCATCGGCACGGTGCCCACCGTGGACCTGGCCTCTCGCTATGAGTGCGCTGCCGTGGTGCTGCACTCTCCGCTCACCTCAGGCATGCGCGTTGCCTTCCCTGACACCAAGAAGACCTACTGCTTCGATGCGTTCCCCAA CATCGAGAAGGTGTCCAAGATCACGTCACCGGTGCTCATCATCCACGGCACGGAGGACGAAGTCATCGACTTCTCCCACGGGCTGGCGCTCTATGAGCGCTGCCCCAAGGCCGTGGAGCCGCTGTGGGTGGAGGGCGCCGGGCACAACGACATCGAGCTCTACAGCCAGTACTTGGAGCGCCTGCGCCGCTTCATCTCCCAGGAGCTGCCCAGCCAGCGCGCCTAG